CGAACGCCCCCTACCTCATCCCTCTCACCATGCGCTGCCTGGCGGAGGTCAAAGGGGTCCATCCGGATCGGCTGTGTGAGGCGATCAGCGCCAACGGAGTCACAGTCTTCGGCGAGTGGTGACCATCTTTCGGTGAACCCGCCGAAGCGGTGGGTGACGCCTCGCTAACGTTCGGGCGGTCCTGACCGTACCGGAGGTGGTTCGTGCGAGGAAAAAGGCGTGCGCCGCGTCCGCCGATCCCCTGGCGTTCACCGTGGACGCCGGTCGTGTGCCTGGCGGGCGCCGCGGCGCTCGGGGCACTTGTGGCGGTGTCGTCCCTGGTCAAAGAGGTCGTCGTGATCGTCGACGGGCAGCGCACGGAGGTCCGCGCGTTCGCGGGGACCGTGCGCGACGTGCTCGCCGAGGCCGGCGTCTCGGTGGGGTACGGCGACGCCGTGCGCCCGGCCGCGCAGGAGGACGTCGCCGACGGGTCCACCATCGAGGTACGCCACGCGCGCCCGATCACCCTGACTCTGGACGGCCACACCAGCAGGCACCTGGTCACCGCCACGAACGTCGGCGATGCCCTGGCCCAGCTCGACCTCACCCCGGCGGCCGGGCAGGCGTCCGCGCCGCCGTACGACGCGGTGCCGCTGTCGGGGATGCGGCTCACCTTCTACACCAGGCGCAGGGTGTACGTGGTCGCGGGCACCGCCCGGATCACCTCGCACACCACCGCCAGGACGGTACGCGACGTGCTCAGGCAGAACCTGGTCCCGCTGCGCCGCGGCTACGTGGTGACGCCGCCGCTCGACAGCTTCCCCAAGGACGGAACGGTCATCACGGTGGCGCCGCCGCACACCATCCCGATCCGCCCGGACGTCATGGCGCTCGACTGGCAGGCGCTGGCCGCGTGCCTGGCCAACGGCGACCCCCTGGCGTACAACCCGGACGGGCCCTACTACGGGATGTACCAGTTCAGTCTGCCGGTGTGGGAGGCCGTGGGCGGGATGGGGCTGCCCAGCAGTTGGCCGGTGGAGGAGCAGACGTACCGGGCCCAGGTGCTCTACCAGCAGATGGGCGACCGGTGGCAGACCCAGTGGCCGACCTGCGGCGACCGCCTGCTCAGCTGACCGTCGGAGCCTTGGGGCCCTGGGCCGGGGCCGCCCACCTCCTCCTTGTCTCCCCGAAGGCCCCTGGCACACGTCGGCGGCGCAGGACACTTATGGCGGGACGCCCTGTCAGCCGGACAGCGACGCGCCGAAGTCGGCGCCCTTGGCGGGCTGGATCGGCTGGAGGGTGTCGGCGTTGCGCCCGGCCACCGAGACCTTCCCGTACGGCTGCGCATCCGGCTGCCCCACGAAGAGCTTGTTGCCGCTGAAGGCCAC
The nucleotide sequence above comes from Nonomuraea helvata. Encoded proteins:
- a CDS encoding ubiquitin-like domain-containing protein produces the protein MCLAGAAALGALVAVSSLVKEVVVIVDGQRTEVRAFAGTVRDVLAEAGVSVGYGDAVRPAAQEDVADGSTIEVRHARPITLTLDGHTSRHLVTATNVGDALAQLDLTPAAGQASAPPYDAVPLSGMRLTFYTRRRVYVVAGTARITSHTTARTVRDVLRQNLVPLRRGYVVTPPLDSFPKDGTVITVAPPHTIPIRPDVMALDWQALAACLANGDPLAYNPDGPYYGMYQFSLPVWEAVGGMGLPSSWPVEEQTYRAQVLYQQMGDRWQTQWPTCGDRLLS